The following are encoded in a window of Oreochromis aureus strain Israel breed Guangdong linkage group 10, ZZ_aureus, whole genome shotgun sequence genomic DNA:
- the LOC116328568 gene encoding olfactory receptor 4E1-like — MDNQSLNADILILEGLKVTPRSSIAAFIFLLLMYIFIMVANIGLVVLIFMERSLHQPMYLLFCNMSVNEVFGATIVVPHILRDLFVSDSERYIHYIVCVVQAFCVNLYGGVCHTILMTMTFDRYMAICNPLRYTIIMTNWMVVKLSVAAWAVVFVMVSILLSLTIRLSRCRRFIDNAHCDNASLFKLSCEDVVINHAFGLSYSVLLLGSSTGSVTLTYIKIATVCLRSKTKTINTKALQTCATHFTLYIILMFSAFIIIILHRFPHLSDHRKMVSTVGEVALPALNAVIYGLQIKEIRQKIVALFQRKGHLQ; from the coding sequence ATGGACAACCAGAGTTTAAATGCAGATATCCTGATCCTGGAGGGCTTAAAGGTCACCCCAAGGTCCTCTATTGCTGCCTttatcttcctcctcctcatgtACATTTTCATCATGGTGGCTAACATTGGCTTGGTGGTGCTGATCTTTATGGAAAGGAGCCTGCACCAGCCAATGTACTTGCTGTTCTGCAACATGAGTGTAAATGAAGTGTTTGGGGCCACCATAGTGGTTCCTCATATACTCAGAGATCTGTTCGTGTCTGACTCGGAGCGCTACATTCATTACATCGTATGTGTCGTTCAGGCCTTCTGTGTTAATCTCTATGGAGGGGTGTGCCACACTATACTCATGACCATGACCTTCGATCGATACATGGCCATCTGCAACCCGCTGCGCTACACCATCATAATGACCAACTGGATGGTGGTAAAGCTGTCAGTGGCAGCATGGGCGGTGGTGTTCGTCATGGTGTCGATCCTCCTGAGTCTGACGATCCGTCTGTCACGCTGCAGGAGATTCATAGACAACGCGCACTGTGACAACGCCTCCCTGTTCAAACTCTCCTGCGAGGATGTCGTCATCAACCACGCGTTTGGCCTCAGCTACAGCGTGCTCCTGCTGGGCTCCTCCACTGGCAGCGTGACTCTCACCTACATTAAAATTGCCACTGTGTGTTTGAGGAGCAAAACCAAGACAATAAACACCAAGGCTCTGCAGACCTGTGCCACCCACTTCACTCTGTACATCATCTTAATGTTCTCagccttcatcatcatcatcctgcaCCGTTTCCCTCATCTTTCTGACCACAGGAAGATGGTGAGCACTGTGGGTGAAGTAGCCCTGCCGGCGCTCAATGCTGTCATCTATGGGCTGCAGATTAAAGAGATTAGACAGAAGATTGTGGCCTTGTTTCAGAGGAAAGGGCATTTACAATGA
- the LOC116309206 gene encoding olfactory receptor 52D1-like: MENQTLDILLLEGLQVSSNASIPAFVLLLLIYILIMFSNIVLVILITLDSSLHQPMYLLFCNMSINDVFGATTIIPRMLRDIFIPSSDRYIHYVDCVIQAFCVHIYAGASHTILMIMAFDRYVAICNPLHYATIMTNWMVVKLSVLAWAVIFVMVTILVGLSVRLSRCRWIIFNPFCDNASLFKLSCESILINNIYGLGYTVLLLGSSLGSVAITYLRIAMVCLSSKSKTLNNRALQTYTTHLTMYVIMFVSGIVMVLLHRFPHLTDQRKLASMMFHVVPPALNAVIYGMQIKAVRQKLFIMFMRNTVTVTEGK; the protein is encoded by the coding sequence ATGGAAAACCAGACTTTAGATATCCTGCTCTTAGAAGGTTTACAAGTCAGCTCAAATGCCTCCATTCCTGCTTTCGTCCTACTCCTCCTCATCTACATTCTTATCATGTTTTCCAACATTGTCCTGGTGATCCTGATCACGCTGGATAGTAGCCTCCACCAGCCCATGTACCTGCTCTTCTGTAACATGAGCATTAATGATGTATTTGGAGCCACAACAATCATTCCACGTATGCTGAGGGATATTTTTATTCCCAGCTCAGATCGGTACATCCACTATGTAGACTGTGTCATTCAGGCCTTTTGTGTTCATATTTATGCAGGTGCCTCTCACACTATACTCATGATCATGGCTTTTGATCGCTATGTGGCAATCTGCAACCCACTGCATTACGCCACCATCATGACCAACTGGATGGTGGTGAAGCTGTCGGTCTTGGCCTGGGCAGTAATCTTCGTTATGGTGACAATCCTCGTGGGCCTCAGCGTTCGCCTGTCACGCTGCAGGTGGATCATATTTAACCCTTTCTGTGACAATGCCTCTTTGTTTAAGCTCTCCTGTGAAAGCATCCTCATCAATAACATTTACGGCCTCGGCTACACCGTGCTCCTGCTGGGCTCCTCCCTTGGCAGCGTCGCTATCACCTACCTGAGGATCGCCATGGTGTGTCTGAGCAGCAAGAGCAAAACACTGAACAACCGGGCGCTCCAGACCTACACCACCCACCTGACTATGTATGTTATCATGTTTGTCTCAGGCATTGTCATGGTTCTCCTCCATCGCTTCCCACATTTGACAGACCAAAGGAAATTAGCCTCCATGATGTTCCATGTGGTTCCTCCAGCATTGAATGCTGTTATCTATGGGATGCAGATCAAAGCAGTCAGACAAAAACTGTTCATCATGTTCATGAGGAATACAGTGACTGTGACGGAAGGGAAATGA